The DNA sequence GCCTTTTGCATGGTGAAGAAAAAGTTGTTAATGCAGCCTCATCAAAAAATGGCAAAGTAAAGAATGTGATCTTTATGGTCGGTGACGGAATGGGTGTTCCTTATATGACAGCTCTTCGTTATATGAATGATAATCCAGACACAATAAAATATGAAGAAACCGCTTTCGATCCATACTTAGTGGGATTACAAACTACATACCCAGACGATCATGAAGAAAATGTTGTTGATTCTGCTGCAGCTGCAACTGCAATGTCTGGTGGAGTAAAAACATATAATGGCGCTATTGCTGTAGATAACGATAAATCAGATGTAAAAACAATTCTTGAGCAAGCAAAAGAAGATGGTATGGCAACAGGTTTAGTAGCTACATCACAAATCAATCACGCAACACCTGCTGCATATGCTGCTCACGATGATTCTAGAAAGAATTACGATCAAATCGCTGATGATTATTATGATGACCTCATTAACGGAGAGCATAAAGTGGACGTATTACTTGGAGGCGGTACATCATACTTTGATCGCGAAGACCGCAATTTAACTAAGTTATTCCAAAAGGATGGATATAGTTATGTTACAACACGTGATGAATTGTTAAAAGATAAAAACGACCAAATTCTAGGTTTATTTGCTCCAAAAGGTATGAACAAAATGATTGACCGTACTGCTGATATTCCTTCTTTACAAGATATGACAAAAACAGCAATTGACCGCTTAAGCAAGGATAAAGACGGCTTTTTCCTAATGATAGAAGGCAGTCAAATAGATTGGGCGGGTCACGATAATGATATCGTCGCAGCGATGAGCGAAATGCAAGATTTTGAAAATGCCTTTAAAGAAGTGATTGAGTTTGCGAAAAAAGATGGTGACACACTTGTTGTTGTGACAGCTGACCATTCAACTGGAGGATTCTCTATCGGCGCTAACGGTGTTTATAATTTCTTCGTTGAACCGATCAAAGCATTTAAGAAAACGCCTGATTTCATTGCTAATGAAATTGTTGAAGGATTAGAGGTAGAAAAAGCCCTAAGTAAGTACATCGATTTAGAATTAACTAAAGAAGAAATACAAGCTGTAAAAGATGCTGCTAAAGCTGAAGAAGATACATTAACTGTTATTGACAATGCTATCGAAGCTATTGTAAATACTCGTTCTCTATCTGGCTGGACGACAAGTGGACATACTGGTGAAGAAGTACCAG is a window from the Bacillus sp. SM2101 genome containing:
- a CDS encoding alkaline phosphatase; the protein is MKKWNWKNSLLPLALVSTLTVSSIGLLHGEEKVVNAASSKNGKVKNVIFMVGDGMGVPYMTALRYMNDNPDTIKYEETAFDPYLVGLQTTYPDDHEENVVDSAAAATAMSGGVKTYNGAIAVDNDKSDVKTILEQAKEDGMATGLVATSQINHATPAAYAAHDDSRKNYDQIADDYYDDLINGEHKVDVLLGGGTSYFDREDRNLTKLFQKDGYSYVTTRDELLKDKNDQILGLFAPKGMNKMIDRTADIPSLQDMTKTAIDRLSKDKDGFFLMIEGSQIDWAGHDNDIVAAMSEMQDFENAFKEVIEFAKKDGDTLVVVTADHSTGGFSIGANGVYNFFVEPIKAFKKTPDFIANEIVEGLEVEKALSKYIDLELTKEEIQAVKDAAKAEEDTLTVIDNAIEAIVNTRSLSGWTTSGHTGEEVPVYAYGPQKELFAGFIDNTDHGKIIAELLEVKKKKK